One window of Saprospiraceae bacterium genomic DNA carries:
- a CDS encoding dihydrofolate reductase family protein, which yields MGKLIATMNMTLDGYCDHTAMMADDEIHQHYAELLRDAGALLYGRITYQLMESYWPSVVNNPTGNNAMDLFAVEMDRASKIVFSRSLQQVAWKNSSLKNEINREEILDLKHQTAKNSYAGSPSLIVALANMGLVDEFQIAVHPIIAGSGLSLFKNIQHSIPLKLYKTKSFSCGAIILYYESQLVETS from the coding sequence ATGGGTAAACTGATTGCAACCATGAATATGACCCTCGATGGTTATTGCGACCACACAGCAATGATGGCAGATGATGAAATTCATCAACATTACGCTGAGTTGTTACGTGATGCGGGAGCACTTTTGTATGGAAGGATCACGTATCAACTTATGGAAAGTTATTGGCCCTCTGTTGTAAATAATCCTACTGGCAACAATGCAATGGACCTATTTGCTGTAGAAATGGATCGAGCTTCAAAAATTGTTTTTTCACGATCATTGCAACAAGTAGCTTGGAAAAATTCAAGCTTGAAAAACGAAATCAATCGAGAAGAAATTTTAGATCTCAAGCATCAAACAGCAAAAAATAGTTATGCTGGCAGTCCAAGTTTAATAGTAGCGCTTGCGAATATGGGATTGGTTGACGAATTCCAAATTGCTGTACATCCAATTATTGCAGGATCGGGATTGTCCTTATTTAAAAACATCCAGCATAGCATTCCTTTAAAACTTTATAAAACAAAATCATTTAGCTGCGGTGCAATTATTCTGTATTATGAGTCGCAACTGGTTGAGACTTCCTGA
- a CDS encoding SRPBCC family protein has protein sequence MATLHNEILVNAPLDKVWTLLTDLERLEQYDPTVKKSSLISREKTGLGAKRKVEMGDGKNWFEEHITEFKPHEALSFQLTDCSFPISRLSHRYSFEVNGNQTKVKQVMDYSVKFGLFGKLLDLLMIRKQSDKGIKKFFLGLKSYIESH, from the coding sequence ATGGCTACGCTGCACAATGAAATCCTGGTAAATGCGCCTCTCGACAAGGTTTGGACGCTGCTTACGGACCTGGAACGATTAGAACAATACGATCCAACTGTTAAAAAGTCCAGCCTGATTTCCAGAGAAAAAACAGGCCTCGGTGCAAAAAGAAAGGTAGAGATGGGAGATGGTAAAAATTGGTTTGAGGAACATATTACTGAATTCAAACCACATGAAGCACTAAGTTTTCAATTGACCGACTGCTCGTTTCCAATTTCAAGACTTAGCCACCGTTATAGCTTCGAAGTAAACGGCAACCAAACCAAAGTAAAACAAGTGATGGACTATTCCGTTAAATTTGGATTATTCGGAAAATTACTCGACTTGCTTATGATCCGCAAGCAATCAGACAAGGGGATTAAAAAATTCTTCCTGGGTCTCAAGTCTTATATTGAATCCCATTAA
- a CDS encoding efflux RND transporter periplasmic adaptor subunit yields the protein MKSLVSIALLIVALVLIKIYYFPAPKDDKNSPATKPGEPAAKPMPPAATVSVFVLQPETLDNNLFASGSLLANETVELKPEISGKVIGLYINEGAPVTKGKLLVKLNDADIQAQLKKINAEIVLAEEKLVRSKQLVDIQGLSREEFDQATNQVRSLKADADVLKVQISRTNITAPFDGILGLRSISVGSYITPQQIVTSIQQLNPVKIDFSIPERYAGLIKTGNAINFSTEGSDKKYRGTVYAFEPGIDASTRALRIRAKAENPGNKLLPGSFAKIELVLNKKQDALMVPSQAIIPILKGQQVFVCRNNKAVAVPVEAGLRTETKVEILSGLQAGDSIIITGIMGLRPGTDLRIIK from the coding sequence ATGAAAAGCCTTGTTTCAATTGCCCTGCTTATTGTCGCCTTAGTGCTGATTAAAATTTACTATTTCCCAGCGCCTAAGGATGATAAGAATTCACCTGCAACAAAACCAGGCGAACCCGCTGCTAAACCAATGCCACCAGCTGCAACGGTGAGCGTATTTGTGCTTCAACCGGAAACTTTGGATAATAATTTATTTGCGAGCGGCTCCCTGCTTGCAAATGAAACGGTTGAACTAAAACCTGAAATCTCCGGAAAAGTGATTGGGCTTTATATCAATGAAGGCGCTCCGGTCACCAAAGGAAAATTATTGGTAAAGCTCAATGATGCCGACATACAAGCACAATTAAAAAAAATAAATGCTGAAATCGTTTTGGCAGAAGAAAAGTTAGTTCGTTCAAAACAATTGGTTGACATCCAGGGACTGAGTCGTGAAGAATTTGACCAAGCTACTAATCAAGTACGTTCACTAAAAGCAGATGCGGATGTTTTGAAAGTGCAAATCAGTCGTACGAATATTACTGCGCCTTTTGATGGCATTTTAGGATTGCGAAGCATCAGTGTAGGCAGCTATATCACACCGCAACAAATTGTGACCAGTATCCAACAACTCAATCCTGTTAAAATCGATTTCTCGATTCCGGAACGTTACGCCGGTTTAATAAAAACAGGCAATGCCATTAATTTTAGTACAGAAGGTTCTGATAAAAAATATCGGGGAACGGTTTATGCGTTTGAACCAGGAATTGATGCCTCAACCCGCGCCCTTCGAATTCGGGCAAAAGCTGAAAATCCAGGGAATAAATTACTTCCTGGTTCGTTTGCAAAAATAGAATTGGTACTCAACAAAAAACAAGATGCCTTGATGGTGCCCAGTCAAGCGATTATACCGATTTTAAAAGGACAACAGGTTTTTGTATGCCGAAATAACAAAGCAGTAGCCGTTCCGGTTGAAGCCGGATTGCGTACCGAGACCAAAGTAGAAATTCTTTCAGGCCTTCAAGCTGGAGATAGTATCATCATAACAGGCATCATGGGCTTGCGTCCAGGAACTGATTTAAGAATCATTAAATAA
- a CDS encoding type II toxin-antitoxin system RelE/ParE family toxin, which produces MAKQIIWSIGAKEEKKQILKYWLNRNKSTDYPKKLNILLKLAVSSLAEISMPRKKTDYGNAYVKIVKDYLILFEEDDTTIYILSIWDTRQDPSKLRIKLEQK; this is translated from the coding sequence ATGGCTAAGCAAATAATCTGGTCAATTGGCGCGAAGGAAGAAAAGAAGCAAATTTTAAAATATTGGTTAAATAGAAACAAGTCAACCGATTATCCCAAGAAACTCAATATTCTTTTAAAATTAGCAGTTAGTTCTCTCGCTGAAATATCAATGCCGAGAAAAAAAACTGATTATGGCAATGCATATGTAAAAATTGTGAAGGATTACCTTATTCTATTTGAAGAAGATGATACTACGATTTACATATTAAGTATTTGGGACACTAGACAAGACCCGTCTAAACTAAGAATCAAATTAGAACAAAAATGA
- a CDS encoding AbrB/MazE/SpoVT family DNA-binding domain-containing protein — protein sequence MKIKVIQLGNSKGIRLSKKILEKYKINDVANIRLEHDCIVIEPVKKLRTNWNEAFRLMRKLEDDELLIPDAFKEETSWT from the coding sequence ATGAAAATCAAAGTGATCCAATTAGGCAATTCTAAAGGAATTCGATTAAGTAAGAAGATTCTTGAAAAATATAAAATTAATGATGTCGCAAATATTCGACTAGAGCATGATTGTATTGTCATCGAACCTGTCAAAAAGTTAAGGACTAACTGGAATGAGGCCTTTAGATTGATGAGAAAACTAGAAGATGATGAATTATTAATACCGGATGCATTTAAGGAAGAAACATCTTGGACATGA
- a CDS encoding helix-turn-helix transcriptional regulator: MLVQKRKSDCPINFALEIFGDRWTLLIIRDLMFKEKNYYGEFLVMEEKIATNILADRLALLESCGIVTRTIDEQHNSKKIYKLSKKGIDLLPVLTEIILWSAKYDQNSAVDKKFVRQIKKNREKMFGEITNHLLERKAKGE, from the coding sequence GTGCTTGTACAAAAACGCAAATCAGACTGCCCTATAAATTTCGCTCTGGAAATCTTTGGCGACAGGTGGACTTTATTAATTATCAGGGATTTAATGTTTAAAGAGAAGAATTACTACGGCGAGTTTTTAGTGATGGAGGAAAAAATTGCAACCAACATACTTGCAGACAGGTTGGCTTTACTGGAATCGTGTGGGATCGTCACCCGAACCATTGATGAGCAGCATAATTCTAAAAAAATATACAAACTGAGTAAAAAGGGAATTGATCTGTTGCCAGTTTTAACAGAAATTATTTTGTGGTCTGCCAAATACGATCAGAACTCAGCCGTTGATAAAAAATTTGTTCGTCAAATTAAAAAGAATCGTGAAAAGATGTTTGGTGAAATTACAAATCATTTATTAGAGAGGAAGGCTAAGGGGGAATAG
- a CDS encoding fibrobacter succinogenes major paralogous domain-containing protein: MNSSYSNQKNALELLLKLNLQFCSFLQFSKNVSLIFSLIFGVSQLKGQDCTGTPNPGATTSTVPSPIAPGFGFTLGIANAQAGAGITYQWRTSTDGTNYSNIIGATNSTYAVPDGIFSKTYYRCYLQCTKTNTQAWSTPLQMNVQTQTTIGSQIWMSKNLGATTFRNGDPIPQAKTEVEWNTACQNQQPAWCYYNNDGANGTKNGKLYNWYAVKDARGLAPAGWHIPSDAEWTTLTNTLGTGYASGKMKSANGWFRSGNGNNSSGFSGYPGGNREYTGAFTLFGEYGIWWSGTESSPGYIWNRKLYYNYTLVYRLKSLSNEGLSVRCVKD, from the coding sequence ATGAACTCTTCTTACTCAAATCAAAAAAATGCTCTTGAATTGCTACTTAAGCTAAATCTTCAATTTTGCTCTTTCTTACAATTCAGCAAGAATGTATCCTTGATCTTTAGCTTGATTTTTGGGGTGTCGCAACTCAAAGGACAGGATTGTACCGGAACACCTAACCCCGGAGCGACTACCAGCACCGTTCCTTCGCCAATAGCACCGGGTTTCGGATTTACCCTTGGAATTGCAAATGCACAAGCAGGTGCAGGAATTACTTACCAATGGCGAACATCAACAGACGGCACAAACTATTCAAACATTATCGGTGCAACAAATTCTACTTACGCGGTTCCTGATGGAATTTTTTCTAAGACCTATTATCGCTGTTATTTACAATGTACAAAAACAAATACACAAGCATGGTCTACCCCTTTACAGATGAATGTTCAAACACAAACAACGATCGGTAGCCAGATTTGGATGTCTAAAAACCTGGGTGCAACAACATTCCGCAATGGTGACCCAATTCCTCAAGCCAAAACAGAAGTAGAATGGAATACAGCTTGTCAAAACCAACAACCAGCTTGGTGTTATTACAACAACGATGGAGCAAACGGCACAAAAAATGGCAAATTGTACAATTGGTATGCCGTTAAAGATGCAAGAGGTCTTGCACCAGCTGGATGGCACATTCCTTCCGATGCAGAATGGACCACGCTTACAAATACACTTGGAACGGGTTATGCAAGTGGCAAAATGAAAAGTGCCAACGGTTGGTTCCGCAGTGGAAATGGAAACAATTCAAGCGGGTTCTCCGGTTATCCAGGTGGCAACCGTGAATACACCGGAGCCTTTACATTATTTGGGGAATATGGAATTTGGTGGAGCGGCACAGAAAGTTCTCCAGGCTATATATGGAATCGCAAATTGTACTATAACTACACGCTGGTTTATAGATTAAAAAGCTTATCAAACGAGGGATTGTCTGTTCGCTGTGTGAAAGATTAG
- a CDS encoding DUF3667 domain-containing protein, translating into MSRKKLKQHACANCLFEFAAKGEHVNYCPNCGQENHNPRFPLIHYAYELLETLIHFDTKFWYSFKVLLVRPGQISLDYINNIRGRYTPPLRLFIFISIFAFLVIGVFEKNLAKSGYFGSYAAEAIENNLTIGEIFDQSADSIQDVILVAPFSWFMKNPEISNSNLRELKKTDSNRLADWLTKFGYNNNLITRFFAANKKLRISRNMTVPEVGLMVSSIFKWLFLIMIPINAGILFVMFYKKGLLYYDAIIYSVHFACFFLVIYSIMLSEIMIFSSISILFLRVLLLLSLMILVVFLFISLKKVFKFNWPTTAFRMLISCLLSFTVYQLVHYSISLNSGR; encoded by the coding sequence ATGAGTCGAAAAAAATTAAAACAACATGCATGTGCAAATTGCCTATTTGAATTTGCAGCTAAAGGCGAACACGTTAATTATTGTCCAAATTGTGGTCAGGAAAATCACAACCCAAGGTTCCCACTCATTCATTATGCATATGAGTTGCTGGAAACTTTAATCCATTTTGACACAAAATTCTGGTATTCCTTTAAAGTATTGTTAGTACGACCCGGGCAAATCTCTCTCGATTACATCAACAACATCCGAGGTCGTTATACGCCTCCTTTGCGACTCTTTATTTTTATCTCAATATTCGCCTTCCTGGTTATTGGTGTATTTGAGAAAAATCTTGCAAAATCAGGCTATTTCGGATCATACGCTGCGGAGGCAATCGAAAACAACTTAACCATAGGAGAAATCTTTGATCAATCCGCGGATAGCATACAGGATGTCATCTTAGTAGCCCCTTTTTCCTGGTTTATGAAAAATCCTGAAATCAGCAATTCCAATCTTAGGGAATTAAAAAAAACAGATTCTAATCGGCTGGCAGACTGGTTGACAAAATTTGGCTACAACAACAACCTCATTACCCGTTTTTTTGCAGCAAATAAAAAGCTCAGAATCAGTCGCAACATGACGGTTCCTGAAGTAGGTCTTATGGTTTCTAGCATATTCAAATGGCTTTTTTTAATAATGATTCCGATTAATGCCGGCATCCTGTTTGTCATGTTTTATAAAAAAGGACTGTTATATTATGATGCCATAATTTATTCTGTACACTTCGCTTGCTTTTTCTTGGTTATATATTCCATCATGCTTTCTGAAATAATGATCTTCTCGTCCATCAGTATTCTGTTTTTGAGAGTACTTTTACTGCTTAGTTTGATGATACTGGTTGTCTTTCTTTTTATTTCACTTAAAAAAGTATTTAAATTTAATTGGCCAACTACCGCATTCCGGATGTTGATTTCCTGTTTATTGTCTTTTACAGTATATCAGTTGGTACATTATTCAATTTCTTTGAATTCAGGAAGGTAA
- a CDS encoding tail fiber protein: MINKNIASDEPIVLFAGNFEPYNWAFCKGQLLPIRQFPDLYTNLGSVSADEDKTLFAVPDLREEEKRYGGVRFIISLSGFLDNLNFLGIIIPYSGDKLPIGWEFCEGQLLNINNQALFALIGTLYGGDGNTTFALPDLKSAAVNTRFIISTKGPFPSRA, from the coding sequence ATGATTAACAAAAACATCGCGTCTGATGAACCCATCGTGTTATTTGCAGGTAATTTTGAACCTTACAATTGGGCTTTTTGCAAAGGACAACTCTTGCCCATTCGTCAGTTTCCGGATTTGTACACAAACTTAGGTTCAGTTTCTGCTGATGAAGATAAAACCTTGTTTGCTGTTCCAGATTTAAGGGAAGAAGAAAAAAGATACGGAGGTGTTCGTTTTATTATATCGCTATCCGGCTTTCTGGATAATTTAAATTTTCTTGGAATTATAATACCATATTCTGGAGATAAATTGCCGATTGGTTGGGAATTTTGTGAAGGCCAGTTGCTTAATATAAACAATCAAGCTTTATTCGCATTGATCGGCACACTTTATGGTGGCGATGGCAATACGACCTTCGCATTGCCCGATTTAAAATCAGCCGCTGTTAATACTCGATTTATTATATCCACAAAAGGACCATTTCCGTCGAGAGCGTAG
- a CDS encoding winged helix DNA-binding protein — protein MNSTCNEWLPLGTTLALITKKYFGVLSQSLKHLELDRNFSVLLLLDHENRAVSQQYIADYFLIDKVQMVRIMDHLSKEGMISKKLNSKNRRAHLISLTPKALKLIPEIKKAIVQINKKMFSELSESNKQLLFESLSKISTKLDAEVGVPMMMQLKPVQKAKSKA, from the coding sequence ATGAATAGTACCTGCAACGAATGGCTGCCTTTGGGCACCACGCTGGCTCTGATTACTAAAAAGTACTTTGGTGTGCTTTCCCAATCCTTAAAACACCTGGAGTTGGATCGTAATTTTTCGGTATTGCTCTTATTAGACCACGAAAACAGGGCTGTATCGCAACAATACATTGCCGATTATTTTCTAATTGATAAAGTTCAAATGGTGCGGATCATGGACCACTTGAGTAAAGAAGGCATGATCAGTAAAAAACTCAACAGCAAGAACCGGAGAGCCCATTTGATTTCACTGACGCCAAAAGCACTTAAATTGATTCCAGAAATAAAAAAAGCCATCGTCCAAATTAATAAAAAAATGTTTTCAGAACTTAGTGAATCGAATAAACAGCTCCTTTTTGAATCGCTTTCTAAAATTTCAACGAAACTGGATGCTGAGGTGGGTGTGCCGATGATGATGCAATTGAAACCTGTTCAGAAAGCTAAATCAAAAGCATAA
- a CDS encoding peroxiredoxin, translated as MSLRINETAPDFKADTTQGSIQFHEWLGDSWGILFSHPKDFTPVCTTELGYMAKLGPEFAKRNCKIIGLSVDPVESHLKWEKDIEETQGCAVNYPMIGDPQLTIAKLFDMLPAEEPGTSEGRTAATNQTVRSVFVIGPDKKIKLMLTYPMTTGRNFDEILRVIDSMQLTSKHKVATPVNWKDGEDVIIVTSVSDEEAKLKYPEGWKTIKPYLRIVPQPDK; from the coding sequence ATGTCATTACGCATAAACGAAACCGCACCCGATTTTAAAGCTGATACCACCCAGGGCAGTATTCAATTTCATGAATGGTTGGGCGACAGTTGGGGAATCCTATTCTCCCATCCAAAAGATTTTACACCGGTATGCACTACCGAACTGGGATATATGGCTAAACTCGGACCGGAATTTGCAAAGCGCAATTGCAAGATTATCGGATTGAGTGTTGACCCAGTTGAAAGTCATTTGAAATGGGAAAAAGACATTGAAGAAACCCAAGGTTGCGCGGTAAATTATCCAATGATTGGAGATCCTCAACTTACTATAGCAAAATTATTTGACATGCTACCTGCAGAAGAACCTGGAACATCTGAAGGAAGAACGGCCGCTACTAATCAAACCGTGCGTTCTGTGTTTGTAATAGGCCCGGACAAGAAAATTAAATTGATGTTGACCTACCCAATGACTACAGGTCGCAATTTTGATGAAATCTTGCGCGTGATTGATTCCATGCAACTTACCAGCAAACACAAAGTAGCTACACCGGTAAATTGGAAAGATGGCGAGGATGTAATTATAGTCACTTCAGTTTCTGATGAAGAAGCCAAACTAAAATATCCCGAAGGATGGAAAACCATCAAACCGTATTTGCGGATTGTACCGCAGCCGGATAAATAA
- a CDS encoding alpha/beta hydrolase, with protein sequence MEPTNPSNPTHESGYSKVNALNMYYEIHGQGKPLVLIHGGGSTIETNFEKIIPLLSKNRKVIALELQAHGRTNDRNADLSFEQDADDVATLLHNLNIRKAAILGFSNGGTTTLQIAIRHPELVDKIILASALAKRNGVPDWFWGFMEHASLENMPEALKDGYNKVAADPNGLLIMHDRDAKRMVNFKDIPDELIKSITAPTLIIIGDKDVITPEHALEVHRLLADSELAILPGGHGTYIGEVTTIDSDFNERDLAVPIIEKFLNKNKK encoded by the coding sequence ATGGAGCCAACTAATCCCAGCAACCCGACGCATGAGAGCGGCTATTCAAAAGTCAACGCTCTAAATATGTATTATGAAATTCATGGGCAAGGAAAACCATTGGTTCTGATACACGGAGGTGGTTCTACCATTGAAACTAATTTTGAAAAAATAATTCCACTTCTTTCAAAAAACAGAAAAGTAATTGCTCTTGAATTGCAAGCGCACGGTCGAACCAACGACCGAAATGCAGACCTTTCATTTGAACAAGATGCTGACGATGTTGCTACACTGCTCCACAACTTAAACATTAGGAAAGCAGCTATTTTAGGGTTTAGCAATGGTGGAACTACCACTTTACAAATTGCGATCCGCCACCCCGAACTTGTAGATAAAATTATTTTAGCATCTGCACTTGCAAAACGAAATGGTGTCCCGGATTGGTTTTGGGGTTTTATGGAACACGCGAGTTTGGAGAATATGCCGGAAGCATTGAAAGATGGATATAACAAAGTTGCAGCTGATCCGAATGGCTTACTAATCATGCACGACCGGGATGCAAAAAGAATGGTAAATTTCAAAGACATTCCGGATGAGCTAATTAAATCCATTACAGCCCCCACGCTGATTATAATCGGCGACAAAGATGTTATTACTCCTGAACATGCCCTGGAAGTGCATAGACTCCTTGCTGACTCTGAATTGGCCATCCTCCCTGGTGGACATGGAACCTATATCGGTGAAGTAACTACGATAGATTCTGACTTCAATGAACGAGATCTTGCGGTTCCGATTATAGAAAAATTCCTTAACAAAAATAAAAAGTAA
- the katG gene encoding catalase/peroxidase HPI, producing the protein MSEESKCPFSGGKIKQSAGNGPGNRDWWPNQLKLNILRQHAAQSNPMDAEFNYAEAFKSLDLNLVKKDIFELMTNSQSWWPADYGHYGPFFIRMAWHSAGTYRISDGRGGAGSGTQRFAPLNSWPDNANLDKARLLLWSIKQKYGKKISWADLMILAGNCALESMGFKTFGFGGGREDVWEPEQDIYWGSEGKWLDDKRYSGERELENPLAAVQMGLIYVNPEGPNGNPDPIAAARDIRETFARMAMNDEETVALIAGGHTFGKTHGAADPSQYVGPEPAAAPIEEQGLGWRNSFGNGSGGDTITSGLEGAWTTTPTKWSNNFFWNLFGYEWELTKSPAGAHQWKPKHGMGADSVPDAHDSTKRHAPTMLTTDLSLRMDPAYEKISRRFHENPDAFADAFARAWFKLTHRDMGPIARYLGPEVPKEALIWQDPVPAVSYPLIDHHDEAILKEKILASGLSISELVSTAWASASTFRGSDKRGGANGARIRLLPQKNWEVNQPEQLAKVIQVLEKIQNEFNKAQSTGKTLSMADLIVLAGNAAVEKAAHQAGHEVKVPFTAGRTDAMQEQTDIDSFAVLEPLADGFRNYAKTAYRAAAEELLVDRAQLLNLSVPEMTVLIGGMRVLKTNYDHSKHGVFTNRPEALTNDYFRNLLDLSTIWKAISPTQELFEGRDRTSGQIKWTGTRVDLIFGSNSELRALAEVYACDDAQEKFVNDFIAAWTKVMNLDRFDLI; encoded by the coding sequence ATGAGCGAAGAAAGCAAATGCCCTTTTTCAGGGGGAAAAATTAAACAAAGTGCAGGCAATGGCCCTGGCAACCGCGATTGGTGGCCAAATCAGTTAAAACTGAATATTCTACGGCAACATGCAGCTCAATCCAATCCAATGGATGCTGAATTCAATTATGCGGAAGCATTTAAGTCGCTGGATTTAAATCTTGTTAAAAAAGATATTTTTGAATTAATGACCAACTCGCAGTCCTGGTGGCCAGCAGATTATGGGCATTACGGACCTTTCTTTATCCGGATGGCCTGGCACAGTGCAGGTACTTACAGGATTTCTGACGGTCGTGGGGGAGCGGGTTCCGGCACCCAGCGCTTTGCACCACTCAATAGTTGGCCCGACAATGCCAATCTCGATAAAGCCCGATTGCTGTTATGGTCTATAAAACAGAAGTACGGTAAGAAAATTTCCTGGGCAGACTTGATGATTTTGGCTGGTAATTGTGCGCTTGAATCCATGGGATTTAAAACCTTTGGTTTTGGCGGTGGCCGGGAAGATGTTTGGGAACCCGAACAAGATATTTATTGGGGTTCAGAAGGGAAGTGGTTAGATGATAAGAGATATTCTGGAGAGCGAGAGCTTGAAAATCCATTGGCAGCTGTCCAAATGGGATTGATTTATGTCAACCCGGAAGGTCCTAATGGAAATCCGGATCCAATTGCTGCCGCCCGAGATATTCGCGAAACCTTTGCTCGGATGGCCATGAACGATGAAGAAACCGTTGCATTGATTGCCGGCGGACACACCTTCGGAAAAACCCACGGTGCTGCCGACCCGAGCCAATACGTCGGTCCGGAACCAGCCGCTGCTCCGATTGAAGAACAAGGTTTGGGATGGAGAAACAGCTTTGGAAATGGTTCGGGCGGAGATACCATCACCAGTGGATTGGAAGGTGCCTGGACAACCACACCAACCAAATGGAGCAATAACTTTTTTTGGAACCTGTTTGGTTATGAGTGGGAATTGACTAAAAGTCCGGCTGGTGCACACCAATGGAAACCAAAACATGGGATGGGTGCAGATTCGGTGCCAGATGCCCACGATTCGACCAAAAGACATGCTCCAACCATGTTGACAACCGATCTTTCACTTCGTATGGATCCTGCCTATGAAAAAATATCCAGACGATTCCACGAAAATCCGGATGCATTTGCAGATGCATTTGCACGGGCCTGGTTTAAATTGACCCACCGGGATATGGGTCCTATAGCGCGTTACCTTGGTCCGGAAGTTCCAAAAGAAGCGCTCATTTGGCAAGATCCCGTTCCTGCAGTTAGCTATCCACTCATTGATCATCATGATGAAGCCATTTTAAAAGAAAAGATTTTAGCATCGGGGCTCTCAATCTCCGAGTTGGTTTCAACGGCCTGGGCTTCCGCCTCAACATTTAGAGGATCAGACAAACGAGGAGGCGCAAACGGCGCACGGATCAGACTCTTGCCGCAAAAGAATTGGGAAGTCAATCAACCAGAACAATTAGCTAAAGTAATTCAGGTACTGGAGAAAATTCAAAATGAATTCAATAAAGCACAAAGCACAGGGAAGACGCTTTCAATGGCCGATTTGATCGTTTTAGCAGGAAATGCGGCTGTTGAAAAAGCTGCACACCAGGCAGGACACGAAGTAAAAGTACCATTTACAGCAGGACGCACCGATGCAATGCAGGAACAAACCGATATCGATTCCTTTGCAGTACTTGAACCGCTGGCTGATGGATTCCGAAATTATGCTAAAACAGCTTACCGTGCAGCAGCCGAAGAACTTTTAGTGGACCGCGCCCAATTGCTTAACTTGTCAGTACCCGAAATGACTGTGCTTATTGGAGGGATGCGCGTTCTCAAAACCAATTACGATCATTCCAAACACGGGGTGTTTACCAACCGTCCGGAAGCACTCACCAATGACTACTTTAGAAATTTACTTGACCTGAGTACAATTTGGAAGGCCATCAGTCCGACACAAGAATTATTTGAAGGAAGAGATCGCACCAGCGGACAAATTAAATGGACCGGAACCCGGGTTGATTTGATCTTTGGTTCTAATTCAGAATTACGTGCTCTTGCAGAAGTATATGCTTGCGATGATGCACAAGAGAAGTTTGTAAACGATTTTATTGCAGCATGGACGAAAGTGATGAATTTAGATCGATTTGATTTGATCTAA
- a CDS encoding VOC family protein, with protein MINSINWFEIPVKNFERAKVFYAALLGAEIQEMPHPAYKYGILPGDMQNGVTGGIVEGEGFEPSMNGALIYLNGGEDLSVPLSKVEAAGGKILLAKTSIGPNGFMAHIVDTEGNKIALHSMN; from the coding sequence ATGATAAATTCAATTAACTGGTTTGAAATTCCAGTAAAAAATTTCGAAAGGGCTAAAGTATTTTACGCAGCACTTCTGGGTGCAGAAATTCAAGAAATGCCCCACCCTGCTTATAAATATGGAATACTGCCTGGCGACATGCAAAATGGGGTAACAGGAGGCATTGTGGAAGGAGAAGGTTTTGAACCTTCAATGAACGGTGCTTTAATTTATCTTAACGGTGGCGAGGACTTAAGTGTTCCGCTTTCCAAAGTTGAGGCTGCTGGTGGAAAAATTCTATTAGCTAAAACTTCCATCGGCCCAAATGGCTTTATGGCACATATTGTCGATACCGAAGGAAATAAAATAGCCCTGCATTCCATGAACTAA